In the Siphonobacter curvatus genome, one interval contains:
- a CDS encoding sensor histidine kinase, with the protein MPLFIKALPKWLGLIVAFGLYGLVFYGLITADGATYVRTYALVFISSGVLLFASQYYVCLPYWQQRKRAEFLLATLLLLGIWTLFRSWFLLAYTPVDRLLSTNSDTQRGFRDGLMESNPAFAPVLPQIVGILLNLGLTLGEGLIFTALSLWYQRGRQPLPLFSKRLKQWIQPSKTSRLAMGHLLGWVAYLLLSNLFDFFRKTFYLPMELLLLVPTVAAFYLCLRSSFRFLSQNRLIVAVVSALGIGVISAILKGILFGIAVKAGWPPYLDGINVLANPADFRTISVAKLTGYGMARTLSSEAYPILISFIYGYALQAVRDQQKLRLLSEERQREIQRQQQLENEVTAAKLQTLRYQINPHFLFNSLNFLYAQALPLSENLSRATLLLSEIMRYGLQESEAKVPLEQEVRHLQNFVDFNQLRFANRLQVQFTVEGSPAFRRIMPLLLITFVENAFKYGELHDPGFPLQIILRIDFETLSFFVHNKKRQGPKEESTGIGLDNIRRRLELAYPSRYTLNLHDQPQAYTAELQIQL; encoded by the coding sequence TGGTCTGTACGGGCTGGTGTTTTATGGATTGATCACCGCCGACGGAGCTACGTACGTACGGACCTACGCTCTGGTGTTCATTAGCTCAGGTGTGCTGTTGTTTGCCAGTCAATATTACGTTTGTCTGCCCTACTGGCAGCAACGCAAACGGGCGGAGTTTCTGCTGGCTACGCTCCTGCTGCTCGGAATCTGGACCCTATTCCGTTCCTGGTTCCTGTTGGCGTATACACCGGTCGATCGGCTCCTTTCCACGAATTCCGATACCCAGCGGGGCTTCAGGGATGGGTTGATGGAAAGCAACCCGGCCTTTGCTCCCGTGCTACCTCAGATCGTCGGGATCCTGCTGAATCTAGGCTTGACCCTAGGGGAAGGACTAATTTTTACGGCATTGAGTCTTTGGTATCAACGGGGCAGGCAGCCCCTACCACTGTTTTCCAAACGGCTGAAACAGTGGATACAACCGTCAAAAACCAGCCGTCTGGCCATGGGTCACCTGCTGGGCTGGGTAGCCTATTTGCTCCTTTCCAATCTGTTTGATTTCTTTCGAAAAACGTTTTATCTGCCCATGGAACTGCTCCTGCTGGTTCCAACGGTAGCGGCCTTTTACCTCTGCCTACGCAGCAGTTTCCGTTTTTTATCCCAAAATCGGTTGATTGTGGCCGTAGTTAGTGCCTTAGGCATTGGGGTAATTTCGGCCATACTGAAAGGCATCCTCTTTGGTATCGCCGTGAAAGCAGGCTGGCCGCCGTACCTGGACGGCATTAACGTGTTGGCCAACCCAGCGGACTTTCGTACGATTTCCGTGGCCAAGCTTACCGGCTATGGTATGGCCCGTACCTTGTCGAGCGAAGCCTATCCCATTCTGATCAGCTTTATTTATGGCTATGCCCTACAGGCCGTACGGGATCAGCAGAAGCTCCGTCTCTTGAGTGAAGAACGGCAAAGGGAAATCCAACGCCAGCAACAACTCGAAAATGAAGTCACCGCGGCGAAACTTCAGACCCTCCGCTATCAGATTAACCCGCACTTTCTCTTCAACAGTCTCAACTTTTTGTACGCTCAGGCTCTGCCTTTGTCCGAAAATCTATCCCGGGCGACGTTGTTGCTTTCGGAAATCATGCGGTATGGCTTGCAGGAATCCGAAGCGAAAGTACCCCTGGAACAAGAAGTACGGCACCTGCAGAATTTTGTGGATTTCAATCAATTACGGTTCGCCAATCGCCTACAGGTACAGTTTACAGTGGAAGGCAGTCCCGCCTTTCGTCGCATCATGCCGCTGCTTTTGATCACTTTTGTAGAAAATGCGTTCAAATACGGCGAGTTACACGACCCAGGTTTTCCTTTACAGATTATCTTACGCATTGATTTCGAAACGCTTTCCTTCTTCGTTCATAACAAAAAACGGCAAGGGCCGAAGGAAGAATCGACGGGTATTGGGCTGGATAATATTCGCAGGCGACTCGAACTGGCTTACCCTTCCCGCTATACGCTGAACTTACACGATCAGCCTCAGGCGTACACCGCTGAACTTCAAATCCAACTCTAA
- a CDS encoding RagB/SusD family nutrient uptake outer membrane protein encodes MKKIVVRFLMLVAVSLFSSCEKYLDKAPDELLSLEVTFANRQYTENFLYRIYAYLPSYNFWTDLPYNGLADDTDITWNRSNYPSYDMNLGNWNPTTGLVTNLWKNYYQSFRQIAIFLDNVDKAPISTQNKTLYKAEAKFLRAYYYMNLVQLYGPVPLILDQVSFESSTFNIPRNTFDECVTQILKDLDEAATDLPLKHENIWAGKPTKGTALAMKARILLWAASPLVNGNPDLAGLVNRDGKALFPTAYNKERWQLAKAASKAVIDLGIYHLYTVLDDKGAVKPVDSYKGLFISQYANEEMIWGRNLDGGNSLVLDRHCMLRSKGGWNGVAVTQKSVDAYEMANGKAITEPGSGYVETGFSQQATTYAPKGTWNMYVGREPRFYVTVNYSGAPWWDNTKAEFFYKGKDGKEVGRDDHSRTGYLLRKFIDPVSDPIANRNRAKLFPYIRLADIYLMYAEASNELEGPTADAIGYVNKIRSRAGLPALASGLSQTEFRKKIQHERAIELASEQLRYFDLRRWKQASELKGSFEGMSVDLGASATDESFFKRTVFETRVFENKHYWWPIPQSEVDKNQAMVQNPGW; translated from the coding sequence ATGAAAAAGATAGTAGTACGATTCCTGATGCTGGTTGCCGTTAGCCTATTCTCTTCCTGCGAAAAGTACCTGGACAAAGCTCCCGATGAGCTTTTATCGCTGGAAGTCACGTTCGCCAATCGTCAATACACGGAGAACTTCCTGTATCGCATTTACGCGTATTTACCCAGCTATAACTTCTGGACGGATCTTCCGTATAATGGCTTGGCCGATGATACAGACATCACCTGGAATCGCAGCAATTATCCCAGCTACGATATGAATTTAGGTAACTGGAATCCAACCACGGGCCTGGTGACGAACCTTTGGAAAAATTACTATCAGTCGTTCCGGCAAATTGCCATTTTCCTGGATAATGTCGATAAAGCTCCGATTTCTACGCAGAACAAGACGCTCTACAAGGCTGAAGCCAAGTTCCTAAGAGCCTATTACTACATGAATCTGGTTCAATTGTACGGGCCGGTTCCGCTGATTCTAGATCAGGTATCCTTTGAGTCCAGTACCTTCAATATCCCTCGTAATACGTTCGACGAGTGTGTGACCCAAATTTTGAAAGACCTCGACGAGGCCGCCACCGATTTGCCCCTGAAACATGAGAACATCTGGGCTGGTAAACCTACCAAAGGAACGGCTCTGGCCATGAAAGCCCGCATCCTGCTCTGGGCTGCCAGTCCACTAGTCAACGGAAATCCTGACCTGGCTGGACTGGTGAATCGCGACGGGAAAGCATTATTTCCTACGGCTTACAATAAAGAGCGGTGGCAATTGGCCAAGGCAGCCAGTAAGGCCGTGATCGATCTTGGTATTTATCATCTGTATACCGTACTGGATGACAAAGGAGCCGTCAAGCCCGTGGATTCCTACAAAGGATTGTTTATCAGCCAGTATGCCAATGAAGAAATGATCTGGGGACGGAATCTGGACGGAGGTAACTCACTGGTACTGGATCGACACTGTATGTTACGCAGCAAAGGCGGATGGAATGGCGTAGCAGTTACCCAAAAGTCAGTCGATGCATATGAAATGGCGAATGGAAAAGCCATCACGGAGCCGGGCTCGGGCTACGTGGAAACGGGTTTCTCCCAACAGGCTACGACTTACGCCCCCAAAGGAACCTGGAACATGTACGTGGGTCGTGAGCCTCGTTTCTACGTAACGGTCAATTACTCCGGAGCACCCTGGTGGGACAATACCAAAGCGGAATTCTTTTACAAAGGAAAAGACGGCAAGGAAGTGGGCCGGGATGATCATTCCCGGACGGGTTATCTGCTGCGTAAATTCATAGACCCTGTCAGTGATCCGATCGCCAACCGGAACCGGGCGAAACTATTCCCCTACATTCGACTCGCTGATATTTATTTGATGTACGCCGAGGCTTCGAATGAACTGGAAGGGCCAACCGCTGATGCCATCGGGTACGTGAATAAAATCCGTTCAAGAGCGGGGCTTCCGGCGCTAGCCTCCGGTCTTTCGCAAACCGAGTTTCGGAAGAAAATTCAGCATGAACGGGCGATTGAACTGGCCAGCGAACAGTTACGCTATTTCGATTTACGTCGCTGGAAACAGGCCTCGGAGCTAAAGGGAAGTTTTGAGGGTATGTCCGTTGATTTAGGCGCCAGTGCAACCGACGAAAGTTTCTTCAAACGAACCGTTTTTGAAACCAGAGTTTTTGAAAATAAGCACTACTGGTGGCCCATACCCCAAAGTGAAGTGGATAAAAATCAGGCGATGGTTCAAAACCCCGGCTGGTAA
- a CDS encoding LytR/AlgR family response regulator transcription factor — MHPLNCLLVDDEPAALDILTHYVNQTPFLKLAGRCLGPIEALQKVYSEPIDLIFLDIHMPELSGLDFIKVLNGRAKVILTTAYSQYALEGYEYNVVDYLLKPVAFDRFLKAAQKALDQRSPLTPPTPTVPTQPAEEDYIFVKADNRTQRITLSDIQYVEGLGNYVSIYTDQGRVVTLLTMKEVEERLPERRFMRIHRSYLIALDRLQYIEGNEVFLDKKTAIPLGETYREKFFKALESKTLNKR, encoded by the coding sequence ATGCATCCATTAAACTGCCTGCTGGTCGACGACGAGCCCGCTGCGCTCGACATTCTGACGCATTATGTCAATCAGACGCCTTTCCTGAAGCTGGCGGGGCGTTGCCTCGGGCCGATTGAAGCGCTGCAAAAAGTATACAGCGAACCTATTGACCTGATTTTTCTCGACATCCACATGCCGGAGCTTTCAGGGCTGGATTTCATCAAGGTACTCAACGGTCGGGCTAAAGTAATCCTGACTACGGCTTATAGTCAGTACGCGCTGGAGGGGTACGAATACAACGTAGTCGATTACCTGCTCAAACCCGTAGCGTTTGACCGGTTCCTCAAAGCCGCCCAGAAAGCACTCGACCAGCGTTCACCCCTGACGCCACCCACCCCTACCGTACCTACGCAACCCGCCGAGGAAGATTACATTTTCGTTAAAGCCGATAACCGTACCCAGCGGATTACGCTTTCCGACATTCAGTACGTGGAAGGACTGGGCAACTATGTGAGCATCTACACGGACCAGGGCCGCGTGGTCACCCTACTGACCATGAAAGAAGTGGAAGAACGCCTGCCCGAACGCCGCTTCATGCGGATTCACCGAAGCTATCTGATCGCTCTGGATCGCCTCCAGTATATTGAAGGCAACGAAGTATTTCTGGATAAAAAAACGGCGATTCCTTTGGGTGAAACGTACCGGGAAAAGTTTTTCAAAGCCTTGGAGTCTAAGACTTTAAACAAACGCTAA